The following coding sequences lie in one Populus trichocarpa isolate Nisqually-1 chromosome 14, P.trichocarpa_v4.1, whole genome shotgun sequence genomic window:
- the LOC7468518 gene encoding uncharacterized protein LOC7468518, which yields MLMVQLGQCNGVLGQYPKLSPLVRRRKERIQRSMSLQAQALPSRTQRIMESIAVEGEVGGAGGAYSYNALKRLDHIWSSICSTVTVSQQPQQVVSSIPGVSSHSDLTGKVVDKFDVVVCGGTLGIFIATALSAKGLQVGVVERNILKGREQEWNISRKELLELVDVGILEENDIEQAIAMNFNPNRCGFEDKGEIWVKDILNLGVSPVKLIEIVKKRFISLGGVIFEGCSVSSISIYEDASVLQLAEGNILSSRLIIDAMGNFSPVVKQIRRGKKPDGVCLVVGSCARGFKDNSASDIIYSSSSVKKVGDSEAQYFWEAFPAGSGPLDRTTYMFTYVSPQPGSPKLEELLEDFWDLMPEYQGVSLDNLEILRVIYGIFPTYRDSPLPAAFDRILQFGDASGIQSPVSFGGFGSLTRHLGRLSAGVYEAINGDFLDASSLSLLNPYMPNLSASWLFQRAMSAKKNSNVPPEFINELLYVNFQSMQKLGDPVLRPFLQDVIQFWALSKTLGLVMLTKPQIIPSIFKQVGIPVLLDWSSHFFMLGYYTFLSTYADPVIRPFLTAFPSKMKYEWKRYLEAWKYGSGLDYKL from the exons ATGTTGATGGTTCAGCTTGGACAGTGCAATGGGGTACTGGGTCAGTACCCAAAGCTGAGCCCTTTGGTTCGGAGAAGAAAGGAGAGGATTCAAAGGAGCATGTCTTTGCAAGCACAAGCTCTTCCCTCTAGAACCCAG AGGATAATGGAGAGTATTGCAGTTGAAGGTGAAGTTGGTGGTGCTGGTGGGGCTTACTCATATAATGCCTTAAAGAGGTTGGACCATATTTGGTCTAGTATCTGCTCCACTGTAACAG TTTCTCAACAGCCTCAGCAAGTTGTTTCGAGTATTCCAGGAGTGTCAAGCCATTCTGATCTCACTGGCAAAGTGGTTGATAAATTTGACGTGGTAGTTTGTGGAGGTACTTTGGGAATATTCATTGCCACAGCCTTGAGTGCCAAAGGTCTTCAAGTAGGCGTTGTGGAAAGAAACATACTAAAAGGG AGGGAGCAAGAATGGAATATCTCAAGGAAGGAGCTGTTGGAGCTTGTAGATGTTGGAATTCTGGAAGAGAATGACATTGAACAAGCTATAGCTATGAACTTTAATCCT AATAGATGTGGCTTTGAGGATAAGGGCGAAATCTGGGTCAAAGACATTCTTAATCTTGGTGTTTC ACCTGTGAAGCTCATAGAGATTGTGAAGAAACGTTTTATTTCCCTTGGTGGAGTCATCTTTGAAGGCTGCAGTGTCTCCAGCATCTCTATATATGAGGATGCATCA GTCTTGCAACTGGCGGAGGGGAACATTCTGTCATCTCGACTCATTATTGATGCAATGGGGAACTTTTCACCCGTGGTAAAACAG ATAAGGAGAGGAAAGAAGCCAGATGGTGTTTGCCTTGTTGTTGGATCTTGTGCTCGTGGTTTTAAAGATAACTCTGCCAGTGATATCATATATAGTAGTTCATCTGTAAAGAAGGTTGGCGATTCCGAAGCACAATACTTCTGGGAG GCATTTCCAGCTGGATCTGGTCCTTTGGATCGTACTACATATATGTTCACTTATGTCAGTCCTCAACCAGGATCgccaaaattagaagaattgtTAGAAGACTTCTGGGACTTGATGCCAGAATATCAG GGAGTCTCTCTTGACAATCTGGAGATACTGAGAGTTATATATGGCATTTTCCCTACATATCGTGACAG TCCATTGCCTGCAGCATTTGATCGTATCTTACAG TTTGGGGATGCTAGTGGCATCCAGTCACCTGTTTCATTTGGTGGTTTTGGAAGCTTGACAAGGCACCTTGGGAGATTGTCAGCAG gAGTATATGAAGCAATCAATGGAGATTTTCTCGATGCATCCAGCCTGTCCCTCCTAAATCCTTACATG CCAAATTTAAGTGCTTCGTGGCTGTTTCAAAGAGCAATGTCAGCCAAGAAAAACTCTAATGTTCCTCCAGAATTTATTAATGAGCTTCTTTATGTCAATTTCCAGAGCATGCAG AAGCTGGGGGATCCAGTTCTAAGACCATTTCTTCAG GATGTTATACAGTTCTGGGCTCTTTCCAAGACATTAGGCCTTGTTATGCTAACTAAACCTCAGATCATCCCATCAATATTCAAGCAG GTTGGTATTCCTGTGCTTCTTGACTGGTCCAGTCATTTCTTCATGCTGGGCTACTATACTTTTCTCTCCACCTATGCAGATCCAGTAATAAG ACCATTCTTAACTGCATTTCCATCCAAGATGAAGTATGAGTGGAAGCGGTATCTTGAGGCTTGGAAATATGGGTCTGGTTTAGATTATAAGCTGTAA
- the LOC7462073 gene encoding uncharacterized protein LOC7462073, with product MASVIISPTFSVNRSSRDCKILKNTIRQCQGIKAMHIEKPLEELYNVRVERKVSRDRLAELGVSKWSVWKTDKCKLPWDWQVDQLVYIEEGEVRVVPEGSKKYMRFVAGDLVRYPKWFEADLFFNAPYQERYSFRAYGDDH from the coding sequence ATGGCAAGCGTGATCATATCCCCAACCTTCTCTGTCAACAGAAGCAGCAGAGATtgtaaaatcttgaaaaatactATTCGGCAATGTCAAGGTATAAAGGCGATGCACATCGAGAAGCCTCTTGAGGAGTTGTACAACGTAAGGGTGGAAAGGAAAGTGTCACGAGATAGACTGGCAGAGCTTGGGGTTTCAAAATGGTCAGTGTGGAAGACTGACAAGTGCAAATTGCCCTGGGACTGGCAGGTGGACCAGTTAGTTTACATTGAGGAAGGAGAGGTGAGGGTAGTTCCTGAAGGGAGCAAAAAATACATGCGATTTGTTGCAGGAGACCTTGTTCGCTACCCAAAGTGGTTTGAGGCTGACCTCTTTTTCAATGCTCCATACCAAGAGCGATATAGTTTCCGAGCTTATGGTGATGACCACTAA